The proteins below come from a single Chryseobacterium capnotolerans genomic window:
- a CDS encoding DUF4287 domain-containing protein: MSFQTYIKNIEEKTGKDRSDFEVLAAEKGFTEEGKIKKGIKATEIINWLKEDFELGHGHATAMYAYINGKRD; encoded by the coding sequence ATGTCATTTCAAACCTATATTAAAAACATTGAAGAAAAAACAGGAAAAGATCGTTCTGATTTTGAAGTTTTAGCGGCTGAAAAAGGATTTACAGAAGAAGGGAAAATAAAAAAAGGAATAAAAGCCACGGAAATAATCAATTGGTTAAAAGAAGATTTTGAATTGGGACACGGACATGCCACAGCGATGTATGCGTATATTAATGGAAAACGGGACTAA
- a CDS encoding DUF1272 domain-containing protein, translated as MLEIRTSCENCQKPLPYDSPEAMICTFECTFCKDCVDHIFKNVCPNCGGGLEKRPIRPKSLLAKYPVSSEVVYQPINEAEFKIKQERLIDIPLGER; from the coding sequence ATGTTAGAGATCAGAACCAGCTGCGAAAATTGTCAGAAACCCTTACCCTATGATTCGCCTGAAGCCATGATATGTACATTTGAGTGCACATTTTGTAAAGATTGTGTTGACCATATTTTCAAAAATGTCTGCCCCAACTGTGGTGGTGGACTGGAAAAACGCCCCATCAGGCCCAAAAGTCTTCTTGCAAAATATCCCGTAAGTTCAGAAGTGGTATATCAACCCATTAACGAAGCTGAGTTCAAAATTAAACAGGAGAGATTAATTGATATTCCTTTAGGTGAGCGATAA
- a CDS encoding helix-turn-helix domain-containing protein: MGAFQQRLKVQNAYKRILYTQESLASIAVEVGFSTIESFSKAFKQHFGMSPKEAKLTK; encoded by the coding sequence ATAGGAGCTTTCCAGCAAAGACTTAAAGTGCAAAATGCTTATAAACGAATACTTTATACTCAGGAAAGTCTTGCGTCTATAGCTGTTGAAGTTGGTTTTTCCACTATAGAATCTTTTTCAAAAGCTTTCAAACAACATTTTGGGATGTCTCCTAAAGAAGCCAAACTGACTAAGTAG
- a CDS encoding helix-turn-helix transcriptional regulator produces MEDNLNCVYKVINFIEENYDQQISVKDLEEVSNYSYRNIQRIFK; encoded by the coding sequence ATGGAAGACAACCTGAACTGTGTTTATAAAGTCATCAATTTCATTGAGGAAAATTATGACCAGCAGATTTCTGTAAAAGATTTAGAGGAAGTATCTAATTATTCTTACAGAAATATTCAGCGTATCTTTAAGTAG
- a CDS encoding bacteriocin-like protein, with protein MKNREKISRDQLKSINGGAVSCSEACCPAPGIKRCPWVYCVAPCEILS; from the coding sequence ATGAAAAATCGTGAAAAAATTTCAAGAGATCAGCTGAAGAGCATCAATGGAGGTGCAGTAAGCTGCTCAGAAGCGTGTTGCCCAGCTCCGGGAATAAAAAGATGTCCTTGGGTCTATTGTGTAGCACCCTGTGAGATATTAAGCTAA
- a CDS encoding bacteriocin-like protein: MKNLQKIDRQEMKSIKGGINCPGGQICLIGGKWQCMPYDGCGGGNQP, translated from the coding sequence ATGAAAAATTTACAAAAAATCGACAGACAGGAAATGAAATCAATTAAAGGAGGTATCAACTGCCCAGGTGGCCAAATATGTTTGATTGGCGGAAAATGGCAATGCATGCCCTATGATGGATGCGGCGGTGGAAATCAGCCCTAA